The window TGCCAGCCGTTTCTGTTGGCTTGTTTTGTGTCAGCCACTTGACGGCTCTTGTAGAAGAGTGGAGGGCAGAGTGACATCTGGAAAAGGAGCTGTCGCTGGCAGGGACAGGGCTTTGTGCTGCAGTTGTGGCAGTACGtggctgggctctgctccccaTTTTTGGGCAGAGCTGTTTCCCAAAAGGGGGAGCTCAGGGAGCCCCCAGACTTGCTTGCGGTTTGGATGCTGGGGACAGAAAGGGGATGGTGTGTCCTCCCCAGCAGAGCCCTTTGGTGCACCAAAGCCAGGACAGCAAAACCCCAGCCCTGGTCACCCCTTTCCTGTTGTCAAGCTGCATGTGCTGAACGTGCTCCTCCCTTGCCCTGGGGCCCCTGGAATCGGGCCTTCTTCGGTTTCCTCCTTAAGAAAAAGCccatgttctttattttttttttctttttccttctttataacAAACTAAAGTGTAACTTGCACCCGACCTGACCTACTGCACGTGCCTATACCTGCTGCCCCTGTGAGTCCAACCACAGTTTACTCTCTTGCATCTCTCTCGTTGTGTGGtttccctcccaccctgctccctcccctgGGATTGGGTGATGCTCTGCCTACCCTGTCCCTCTCCCCTGGGCAAAGGCTCCTGCTTCCCAGGTCTGTTcccacagctcagctctgctggaggGACCTGGCCCCAGAGCATCCTTGGAAGGCTGAAAGGTGCaatttccctttccctctgcaaATTAAAGCCCTGGCAAAGTAGCTGGGCCAAAATCATGTTTTATACACAACTGATGCCCATTTCTAGGAAGGAGAAAGCCTCTTTCCTCATCTGTCTGCAAACCCCAGAGCAAACAGGAGCCAGGCTGTGCTGTCCTGCCAGCACCAAGGCCCTGGCCCTCACCCTTGCCCCTGTCACCCAGTCACAAATGCCAGGGGGTGCATTTGTGCATCCCTATGTATTTGCATGGCACTCTGCTGTGGGtgccacttccctggggacaaGTTTGCCCTCTCTGAGTGGCTTTGTATGATGTCCTGCTGGGATAATGACCTCCTGGAGCTGTTCTCCATTGCTTCAGAGTGATggagctgcctgccccagcctgcTGCTTTGGCGTGAGCTCAAAGGGTCCTGGGTCCTGCCTGTGGACATTCAGGGACAGACCTGCCTAGCAGGGGCTGCTGGATGCCGACCCACATCCCTATCCTGGAGCTGGGTACAATGCAGCCTTATTTCCCCAGCACCTGGGGCTCAGCTCAGCCTCACAAGGCTGAGAAAGCTGCCAGAGAAGCCCCATCTGCTAGCCCCCTAGAGAATCAACCCCAAACCCAGGGCTCGGGATGTGTAGGCATAGTGACCTGCTGCTTGCAGATGTCCAGGGTGCTTGGAGCAAACGTGGGGTCAGCGGAGCCCCAAAGGGACTTTGCACCTTTCGTCCCATTGGTGCCCCATGCTGCTGTCTGCCTCCTTTTGGGGGCTGGAGTCCAGCACAGCCttcatcccctcctcctcccctccccgcctgcAGCATTAGTCCTGTGCTGTTTGCTGGCCTGAGGCACTGTGGGGCCctgtgggaagggagggagcgGGTCTGCGGCTATGGGGCAGAACCAGCTGGGAGAGATGGGGCGAAGCAAAGCCATTGGGGTCTGGATGGAGGAATAGCGGGTGGTGGTGGGGTCTGTACAGTGAGGGGACCTGCTATTAATGCAGGGCCACTTGGAAGCAATGGCCATGGGCCAGGCTGATGCTGGGAGCCCCTCGCCCTGCCTGGCTGAGGCAAAGCCCTGAGCCCTGTTTCCCTTCTGGCTGTCCCAAAGCAGGTCCCTGGTCTCAGATCCCAAAGCTGTGCTGGGGCGGGGGTGCATGCCACAGTCTGGGCTGCATGGCTGGGTCTGGTGCATGTTTTGCATTCAGCTGTCGGGTACCAGCAGGATCAAACCTGGCCCTGAGCTCTGGGGAGGATGCAATGCCCTGGCTTGGCCACAGGCTGTTTCTTGGGCTCCATCctgctctcccctctctgcacaTCCCCACGGGGAGGGGAGGGTCCCCAGGGAGCGGGTATTTGGCCTCAAGGCTAAAGGGCAGAGACCAGGCCCACCATCTCTGGGCTACTGGGTGTCTCCGGTGCACACCGGAATGCTCCAATGGGGCAGTGCAGAAGTGCAGGGTTGCCCCTTCGCCATTTCCATCCTTTCCAAGAAGGGAAACTCCAGTGCCAGGTTTGTCCTGGGATGAAGCCGAAAGGCCAAGCAGAGCCTGGGCTGGGCTTTGCCTTCCTGCTCCTCTGGCCTCACACTGCATgtgctgcctccagccctgcttGCCCCACGCCGGGtgcccttgccctgctgcctgccgtGTCCGGGGGCTGCTGCTCTGTTAACTCTTCTTCTGCTTGGTGactccttctttcttccaggcaACCCGCCGGGCCAAACTAAAAAAGCGCTGAAGCAGCGATTCCTCAAACTGTTGCCCTGCTGCCGGCCCAAATCCATCCCCTCGCTCAGCGAAAGCAAGTGCTTCTTCttgcctttgtgtgtgtgtgtccccggcggtgctgctgcctgccctccgGCCTGGCCCTGCCCGTGGGAAGGGGATGCCTGCCTGGGTTTGGGGCTGTCAGGATAAGTCCTGCCCTGGAGGGGTCCGATCCAATGGGCTCTGAACCCACCTCTGTCCTCACCTGCTTCCAGGCTGGTTTTCGCCCTCTCCAGCTCCCCAGAGTGGCTCCCACAGGATGCACAGCGGCAGGACCCGCTTTGGAGCTGGCTCGGGGCAGCAGGACCCTCCCGGTGCTGGTTTAAGGGCTGGGGGGGTTGTTGCTCAAAGCTCAGTGTCGGTTTGGAGATGGAGGTGTGATGGGGGGGGGCAAAAGGGGCTGAGCAGGGAGTGAGCTCAGAGCTGCCCAGAGCCCCCTACCCTCCCTGCACTGGGTGAGCTTGGCCCCTTGGTGAGCCCAAGCCCCTGGCTGGGGTCTGCCCCTGCCCCGTGGCGTGAGCTGATCTCCCCTGGGAGAAGAGGTGAGTATGGAGGGGCAGGGGCTGATCTGCCCCACAGAGGGTTGCAGtagggtctgggggtgctggccGCTGCAGGCAGGGGTTGTGCAGGTTGCCAGATGGTGGGGAGAAGCCATCGATGAAGGAGGGGTATAGCAGGCAGGACAGGGTCTAGACAAGGCCAGGGGGGGCATCTGGGGCTGGGGGTTCTTGAggggcagctctggcaggagCCCCGGTGCAGCACAGACCTGCAGGACATCCAGGGTCTCAGCTCCACAGGGCAGGCACCTGTGCAGGGGGGAGAAGAAGGGAAGGCAGGGTGGGTCTTGGCACTGGGGGAGTTTCACACCCCTTTTCTGCCCAGTCTGGGCTGTACTGGAGGTGGAGGGGGGCTGTTGCCCAGTGTCAGACACTGGTCTGCCCCCAGGGTGTCTCTGAGTGTCCCCTGCTGACATAGACCTGACTCTGGCTGAGCAGGGCACCCCAAAAATGTGTCACCCTGGGCAGGTGTGAGAGGAAGGAGTGTGCTGCGCAAGGTGCCTCTCCTGCCCCctggcatggcagggcagggcaggacagtgCTGGCCTCAGCTGCCCTCTCTTCCCCTGGGTTCCTTGCAGACAGCGTTGAGGATGagtttgagctctccaccgtctgccACCGCCccgaggggctggagcagctccaggaGCAGACCAAGTTCACCCGCAAAGAGCTGCAGGTCCTGTACCGAGGCTTCAAGAACGTGAGTACCCCTTGACCAGCTTTGCTAGCCCCCTCTCCACTTCCATATCAGCCTCAGAGGGTGCTTTGCACCCAGCAGTGCCTGGACTTTGCAAAGGCTTTTGGGACCTTAGCGTTGAAGTTTGTATCAGGCTACAGCCTGATTCCACCTCCACGGAGCTCAGTGGGGAGCCCTGATCCTGTGCTCTGTCTCTTGGGTGCAGAGAGCCCCCTCCCTGAGTGCCTGGGATGCAGAGCCCCTCTACCAAGGGGTGCAGCCCACAAAATCAGGGAGATGCTCCAAGCAGCCTTACCAGCCTCCCTACCAGGCAGTACAGAGCCAAGGGGCAAGGCAAGGGAGCCACAGGGATTTAGGGGGTGGTCAGCCCCTCTCTGCAATGTGGAGGTGACGCTGCGGTTTGCCCTGGCAGGAGTGCCCGAGTGGCATCGTCAATGAAGAAAACTTCAAGCAGATCTACTCTCAGTTCTTCCCACAGGGAGGTGAgtgcccatccccatccccatgccCTGCACGTGTGCctctgtggggtgggggggtcacaCAGCATGCCCTCACACTGTGCGCCTCCCCCCAGACTCCAGCACCTACGCCACCTTCCTCTTCAATGCCTTTGACACCGACCACGATGGCTCCGTCAGCTTCGAGGTGAGCTGTGGCTGAGGGGGGGATGGCAGTGGGGCAGGGAGGGCACATCCTTTTAGGTACTGCATGCTGGGCTGAGCAGCATTGCTGTTGCAGATGGATGGAGAGCTTCGCAGGGGCTGGTGGAGTTTATTAAATTCCCGGAGGTAGcggaaaaacagtgaaaaataacaataaagggggctttctgtgttttctggctAGTGTCCTGTAGGTAACCCCGGCTGGCAAGCACAGCCATGGCATGGTCCTGATGCATGTTGTCCTCTTGGGTGCTGTGACCCAAGGGATCAGTGTGGGATATATTTGGGGACGAGCAATTATTTCCTCCAGACTCTTTTTTATACTCAGCATTCCCCTTGTCAGCCCAGTCCCAGGGCACATCTGCTTTGGGGCTGAGTTCCCCCACTGTGGGAGGGACAAGCAGGGCTGTGCCCTCTGTGTCCTGAGACCCTTTGTGGCTGTAACTCCCATCTGTCTGCCTTGTCCATCCCTGCAGGACTTTGTGTCTGGGCTGTCCATCATCCTGCGGGGCACCATTGACGATCGCCTGAACTGGGCCTTCAACCTCTATGACCTGAACAAAGATGGCTGCATCACCAAAGaggtgggatgggggggtccAGCCTGGTCCCCGGGTAGGGATCTGCACCCAGCAGGGACAAGGGCAGAACTCAGCGGCATTGCCTGAGCTCTGGAGGAGAACTGCAGGGAGGTCAATATTTACTGAGCTCAGCTTTGCAAACAGGTCCCTCCTGGCCCCCTGGCACTGGTGTGTCTCTGGGGTGGAGGGTGGATGAGGGTTGTGCTGCTTTGCGCCTCCATCACACATGCAGGCACACACACGGCCCTACACTGTGTACGGAGCTGGCAGGAACACACCTGAGCACACCACAGGTCCTTCAGGAGCATCACAAAAAGGGTGTGAGTTGGGGACCAGGCGGAGGCAGAGCCCTCTGTTGCCCACGCAAccctgctccccttccctccagGAAATGCTGGACATCATGAAGTCCATCTATGACATGATGGGCAAATACACCTACCCAGCCATGCGGGAGGAAGCGCCCCGGGAGCACGTGGAGAACTTCTTCCAGGTGAGCCAAGCATATCCTGGGGAAGCAGAGCTCCAGCACAGAGCCAGTGGCTGCACAAAAGCTGGCAGGGGGCAGGAGAAAACACCCCACACTGGGGATGAAGtagggctgtgctggagccagggAGAGAAAAGGCCATCCTGGTCCTGCCGTGTACTTGGGGGTGGCTTGGGCAGGGGTGTGCTGTGTCCAGTCCCTGCAGGACCTGGGCAGGGGTTGCTGGGCTCTCCCTGGGGCTTGGGCTGTCCCTGCCATGCCCCCTGTGCTGTGCTTGTCTGCAGAAAATGGACCGAAACAAGGACGGCGTGGTGACAATCGAGGAGTTCCTGGAGTCCTGCCAGAAGGTAAAGtcaccagcagctctgctctggggctgggCCACCTCCCTGTGGCCTCTGTTCCCCCATCACCCTCCTGGCAGAGAGGGGGTGAAGGCAGGGCTCCCAGGGGCAAGGCTGGAGCTCTGCCTTGGGAACTGTATCTGTGCTGGCATCCCTCTGCAGATGAGGAGAGATGTGCATCCCAGTGGGGCTTAGAAACTGCCTGTAATCCCTGGGGCTTTTGTCCCATAGGTCAGAGCTGCCATGAGGGTAAAGTCAGGTTTGGGGGGAGCTGCCCAGATTGCTGTTCTGTGCCGAACCCACCCGCTTCCCACCTTCTCCCTGCAGGACGAGAACATCATGCGGTCCATGCAGCTCTTTGACAACGTGATTTAGCTCCCGGACCTGCCTCCAGCCGAGCTCTCTTGCCACCAGGCCCAGAACCTGCTTCTCTCGACTTTTCCTTCGAGCCTCCCCTCTGCCGGCTGCACAGACACCCCCACGGGAAGGGACCTCCCTTCCCAGAGACATGGTCGGTGCCGGGATCTTCCCTTCCACCTGGGCTGGCTCTGCTTTCCTCAGGGGATCCCAAGCAGGTGCTCCTGGACATCAGAGCATGGGCACAGCTGGCACGGGGAGAGCATTTGGCCTGGATGGACCTCCCTGCACCCATTCCTGGCAGGGAAGCCGCAGCTTTAGGCTGCGATAGAGGTTTCCCCCGTGCACAGCACCCCGTGCAGCCACGGCTCTCTCACCCCTAACCCTCCTCAGCCCCGGGAGCCCCCAGCACCGGCTGCAGCCCAAACCCCCCAGCGACGCTGTCTAGAAACCAATAAAGTCTTGCAATGGGCGCCAGTGCCTCGGCTTCCTCCCCTGCCCCGGCCATGCCCTGCTGCAGAGAGTGTGTCTGGCATGTTGGCTGTGAGCCGCCGGCCACCCTCCTTGCCCAGTCCCTGGGCTGGTGGGTGGGCAGAGGGGCCATGCCTGAAGAAGGCAGCCGCATGGGCACTGGGGGTTCATCACTGCATGAGCTGTGGGGAGCAGTCCCTGATCCCAGGGGGCCCGGTTAGACCAAGGAGGCTCATCCTGGCATGGGGAGAGGGGAGACTAAAGGGACCCCGAGGTGCCTTCTTGTGGCACTGATCCCCCAGGATGGAGGATGttgtgctgggagagctgcaaCCTCAGCCCCTGTCCCTCGAGTTTGGGATGCTGGCACACAGGGGTCCTCAGGGACCCACTTTGAGGCTCCAATGGAGAGACACCCTTCAAATCCCTCCCCAAGGACGCGGCAGCCAGGGTACAGAGACACATGGAGGAAGGAAGTGTGCTGGGCTCCGGCAGCCACCCTTGGGCCTCACAGCCACACTCCTGGCATCGTTTGCTGCTGACCTTCCCCTGCTCCCATGACCTGGCCTGTCCCAGCCCACCTGCTGTCCCTATAATGGGGCAGAGAGGTGTCCCCTGTGCTGGGGGATACGGCTGAGCTGGCAGCTCCTTGGGGAGAAAGTTGAGGCTGGCCAGGAGTTGTTGCTGTGCTGACAGTGGGCTGGAGGTCACCTTGGGGCAGGGCAAGCTCAGCCCTTTCTCCTGGCATGGCCATGTGAGAGCCTGCCTGGGGATCCCAGGGATGGAGCCAGCTACCACAGCTCCTCAGAGCTGGGTATGTGCAGGCAGGCCTGTCCTGCTCACATACCCCTCCGAGACATAGCTGGGACTGTGATGCCCATGGGCTAATGACCCCATGCCAACCCCAGAAGCCCCTCTGTGCAATCCCACAGGCATTGGGAACGtacccagccccagcagctgctccagcctcCGCATCCTTAGCAGTCAAGGGCAATCGGGGCTGGCCAGAGCTGCGGTGTCTGGGATCagtggggaaggggtgagcaaggCCAGTGCCCATGCTGGGCCAGGCCCCAGACCCAGGCTGAGCCCCTGGTGTTGAAGCCGTGAGAAATCCCCCCTGagggccctgagccaaagctacGGGACTGCTCCCCAGTGGGACCATCCCTGGCCCAGCCCTTGCAGACATGATGTGTTTTTTAGGCTCATTCAACACATTGTTCATCTCACAGTCCTGTTCTTGGGTTTGCCGTGGGGCTGAGCTCCCACTTGCAGTCTCCCAAGAGTGGGAGGGCAGGTATCCTGACCCCTACCCCTCCTGTCGtcttctccctgtcctccctcctcccaggctCTTGGGCGTACCCACTGTCCCCCACAACACAGAACAGATGCCGCCGCCACCCTCACGCTGCAGGTCGCATGGTGTGACCCCCTGCCCCGGGGCATGGTGACCCACAATCTGCTTGGCATCTCCAGTCTGTATATTTTGTATTATAACAATAAtatgggttaaaaaaaaacaaaaaacaaaaaaaaaccacaataaaatctAACCACAATCGCTATGCACACCACCGTTATGTCTTTGCATCTGTCAGCTctcggcggggtggggggggggggtgtggcaGGAGAAATAGGGGctgagggtccctgcagagggtTGGCAGCCCTTTTGGGGTGCTACAGCTGCAGGGTGCTCTGCATGGGTGCATGTGGGACAGAGTGCACGCTGAGATGGCCAGGGTCCCCAACAGCCTGCCCATGCCATCAATGGCCCCATAAATAGTCTCTCCTGCTAACTGGCTGTAGGTGTTAGGCTAACAGGGTCTTACACCAAACGTGTCAGGTCTCATGAGTGGGGCTGTTAGGTGTGTTTTCAGCTTGTCATGAGATGCTGCTGAGTGAACCTGAGCTTGGAACTAGGTGACCCTTGTTAGAATGTGGCATTTAAGGCTGATCTAACAGGAAAATAGTCAGCTACCACCTTGAAGAGGTAACTATGGACTGGAAAGGGGTTTTTCTTAGGGACATGAATTGATGGGCAATCACTGGTCCTCGGAAAAGGGCAGCCTTGAGAACTGGGAAAAATGGCTTGAagcaaaacaaagaggaaaaaagaagaacatAAGTAAGAAACCAGCAGAACAACAGGATAATGGACCTGATGTGGGACAGTGACACCCTCCAGCATTATGCAGTCTGTGGTCCAGAAACTGAAATCTCAATGCTAATAGCAGCGTGGAGACCCAAACATCTTAAAAGGATGGGCTCTGGCTACCAGGAGAATTACTACTGTGGGACTGGGAAAACTGCGAGTCTGCTCTTTCCAAAGCCTCTGGCTCCCCAGGGACTTTTCTGACCTGCTAGCAGTATGAATGGGCCTGAGTGCATTTTCCCCTCTAACCCACCCTTCCCAGTATATCCTATCTCATGTGAGCTCTGCTTGGCTGGTTGCTGTTTTGGGTGATGCCATCCGTGGGCTTGATGTGCCCTCTCATGACACAGGGATGCTGTGAGCTGCCAACAGGATGCTTTGAAACCCTTTCCCCAAGATGAAGGGCAGGAAAGGGACTGGAGTGACAAGGGGAAAAAGGGTGCTGTGGGGCTCACTCAGCCTTCAAATGCTGCGATAGCCTTTTCACACCAAATGGGAAGAGGTTTGTGCAGGAATAGCTGCTGGTAGCTATGGTGAGGGGGAGCAGCTGGTCCCCtgggagccaaaaaaaaaatctctgcttagCTCCCCTCTTGAGGAAGGGGCTGAGGACAAGGAGGACTGGATCAGTCCCTTCATGTGTGTCATCAGCTTGTTATGAGAAGTTGATGTGTGAGGCAGGGCTTGGGAACAGGTGTCCCTTGTTAGGATGTGGCATTTAAGGGTGGGTATCAGCAAAGTTGTTGGGTCCAGGTTGAGAAAGGAGGCAAGAGCTTCTGGGCCCTTAAAGCAGGGCAGCCTTGTGTTGTTTCAAGCCATCTTTTTGCcagctttcagaggaaaaaagaatagtAGTTATGTAGGAAAACAGCTGAGCAACTGGATGAGGCAGCTGATGCAGCCTGGGGCAGTGATTCACTCCAGCATCCTGAATACTGCCTAGAAACACAAGGATCTTGTAAAAGGAAGAGATCCCAACAATGGGTACTGTTACTGCAGGATTATTTCAGCACAATCAAAGCTGTGAGCATGATGCCTGCTCCAGGGTCCCTTCTGACCTAGCAGCCAACTACCCAGCTCTGTATACGGTGGTATGAGAATACTGTGTGTTTTTCCACCCAAATTTGGTGCATTTCTCCTCTCTAACCCTTCTGTAAAGTCTTGTTGCATATTAATAC of the Strix aluco isolate bStrAlu1 chromosome 7, bStrAlu1.hap1, whole genome shotgun sequence genome contains:
- the KCNIP2 gene encoding A-type potassium channel modulatory protein KCNIP2 isoform X2; this translates as MRSKGRKESLSDSRDLDGSYDQLTGNPPGQTKKALKQRFLKLLPCCRPKSIPSLSESNVEDEFELSTVCHRPEGLEQLQEQTKFTRKELQVLYRGFKNECPSGIVNEENFKQIYSQFFPQGDSSTYATFLFNAFDTDHDGSVSFEDFVSGLSIILRGTIDDRLNWAFNLYDLNKDGCITKEEMLDIMKSIYDMMGKYTYPAMREEAPREHVENFFQKMDRNKDGVVTIEEFLESCQKDENIMRSMQLFDNVI
- the KCNIP2 gene encoding A-type potassium channel modulatory protein KCNIP2 isoform X7, with protein sequence MSGNPPGQTKKALKQRFLKLLPCCRPKSIPSLSESNVEDEFELSTVCHRPEGLEQLQEQTKFTRKELQVLYRGFKNECPSGIVNEENFKQIYSQFFPQGDSSTYATFLFNAFDTDHDGSVSFEDFVSGLSIILRGTIDDRLNWAFNLYDLNKDGCITKEEMLDIMKSIYDMMGKYTYPAMREEAPREHVENFFQKMDRNKDGVVTIEEFLESCQKDENIMRSMQLFDNVI
- the KCNIP2 gene encoding A-type potassium channel modulatory protein KCNIP2 isoform X5, yielding MRSKGRKESLSDSRDLDGSYDQLTDSVEDEFELSTVCHRPEGLEQLQEQTKFTRKELQVLYRGFKNECPSGIVNEENFKQIYSQFFPQGDSSTYATFLFNAFDTDHDGSVSFEDFVSGLSIILRGTIDDRLNWAFNLYDLNKDGCITKEEMLDIMKSIYDMMGKYTYPAMREEAPREHVENFFQKMDRNKDGVVTIEEFLESCQKDENIMRSMQLFDNVI
- the KCNIP2 gene encoding A-type potassium channel modulatory protein KCNIP2 isoform X6, with the translated sequence MALRAGEMGAQSRFAPRSTDSVEDEFELSTVCHRPEGLEQLQEQTKFTRKELQVLYRGFKNECPSGIVNEENFKQIYSQFFPQGDSSTYATFLFNAFDTDHDGSVSFEDFVSGLSIILRGTIDDRLNWAFNLYDLNKDGCITKEEMLDIMKSIYDMMGKYTYPAMREEAPREHVENFFQKMDRNKDGVVTIEEFLESCQKDENIMRSMQLFDNVI
- the KCNIP2 gene encoding A-type potassium channel modulatory protein KCNIP2 isoform X4, which translates into the protein MSHCQQRCKRQLGRVIRFFYQFVTGTLSQDSVEDEFELSTVCHRPEGLEQLQEQTKFTRKELQVLYRGFKNECPSGIVNEENFKQIYSQFFPQGDSSTYATFLFNAFDTDHDGSVSFEDFVSGLSIILRGTIDDRLNWAFNLYDLNKDGCITKEEMLDIMKSIYDMMGKYTYPAMREEAPREHVENFFQKMDRNKDGVVTIEEFLESCQKDENIMRSMQLFDNVI
- the KCNIP2 gene encoding A-type potassium channel modulatory protein KCNIP2 isoform X3, coding for MALRAGEMGAQSRFAPRSTGNPPGQTKKALKQRFLKLLPCCRPKSIPSLSESNVEDEFELSTVCHRPEGLEQLQEQTKFTRKELQVLYRGFKNECPSGIVNEENFKQIYSQFFPQGDSSTYATFLFNAFDTDHDGSVSFEDFVSGLSIILRGTIDDRLNWAFNLYDLNKDGCITKEEMLDIMKSIYDMMGKYTYPAMREEAPREHVENFFQKMDRNKDGVVTIEEFLESCQKDENIMRSMQLFDNVI
- the KCNIP2 gene encoding A-type potassium channel modulatory protein KCNIP2 isoform X1 — protein: MSHCQQRCKRQLGRVIRFFYQFVTGTLSQGNPPGQTKKALKQRFLKLLPCCRPKSIPSLSESNVEDEFELSTVCHRPEGLEQLQEQTKFTRKELQVLYRGFKNECPSGIVNEENFKQIYSQFFPQGDSSTYATFLFNAFDTDHDGSVSFEDFVSGLSIILRGTIDDRLNWAFNLYDLNKDGCITKEEMLDIMKSIYDMMGKYTYPAMREEAPREHVENFFQKMDRNKDGVVTIEEFLESCQKDENIMRSMQLFDNVI